The Saccharothrix variisporea genome has a segment encoding these proteins:
- a CDS encoding metal-sensitive transcriptional regulator: protein MRGYASGKDDYLKRLRRIEGQVRGLQRMVENDEYCIDVLTQIAASTKALQAVSLGLLDEHLKHCVAEALSEGGENAEAKVREASDAIARLVRS from the coding sequence ATGCGGGGATACGCGAGCGGCAAGGACGATTACCTCAAGCGGCTGCGGCGGATTGAGGGGCAGGTGCGGGGTTTGCAGCGGATGGTGGAGAACGACGAGTACTGCATCGACGTGCTCACTCAGATCGCTGCGTCGACGAAGGCTCTGCAGGCGGTGTCCCTGGGTCTGCTCGACGAGCACCTGAAGCACTGTGTGGCCGAGGCGTTGTCGGAGGGTGGCGAGAACGCCGAGGCCAAGGTCCGCGAGGCCAGTGACGCGATCGCCCGTCTCGTCCGGTCCTGA
- a CDS encoding alpha/beta hydrolase — protein sequence MAVSGHEAEQVERANGSGRVPVVFIHGLWLLPSSWERWVGVFEEAGYAVVVPGWPGDPETVAEANAHPETLAGHTVGEVADHVQDVISGLTRKPAVVGHSFGGLLTQILAGRGVSAASVAIDPAPFRGVLPLPVSSLRAALPVLGNPANRGRAVPLTYEQFRFSFANALPEEEARALFEEFAVPAPGAPLFQAAFANLNPWTEVKVDTDNPDRGPLLIISGEKDNTVPWAIANASFKQQKDNPGVTEIVELPGRGHSLTIDHGWRDVAQTALEFVKRFV from the coding sequence ATGGCGGTCAGCGGGCACGAGGCGGAGCAGGTGGAGCGGGCCAACGGGAGTGGGCGGGTGCCTGTGGTGTTCATCCACGGGTTGTGGTTGTTGCCCAGCAGTTGGGAGCGGTGGGTCGGGGTGTTCGAGGAGGCCGGGTACGCGGTGGTCGTGCCGGGGTGGCCCGGCGACCCCGAGACGGTGGCCGAGGCCAACGCGCACCCCGAGACGTTGGCCGGGCACACCGTCGGCGAGGTGGCGGACCACGTGCAGGACGTGATCAGCGGGTTGACGCGCAAGCCGGCGGTGGTCGGGCACTCGTTCGGCGGGCTGTTGACGCAGATCCTCGCCGGGCGCGGGGTGTCGGCGGCGTCGGTGGCCATCGACCCGGCGCCGTTCCGCGGGGTGCTGCCGCTGCCGGTGTCGTCGTTGCGGGCGGCGTTGCCGGTGTTGGGCAACCCGGCCAACCGGGGCCGGGCGGTGCCGTTGACCTACGAGCAGTTCCGGTTCTCCTTCGCCAACGCGCTGCCGGAGGAGGAGGCGCGCGCGTTGTTCGAGGAGTTCGCCGTGCCCGCGCCGGGCGCGCCGCTGTTCCAGGCGGCGTTCGCGAACCTCAACCCGTGGACGGAGGTCAAGGTCGACACCGACAACCCCGACCGCGGCCCGCTGCTGATCATCAGCGGCGAGAAGGACAACACCGTGCCGTGGGCGATCGCCAACGCGTCCTTCAAGCAGCAGAAGGACAACCCGGGCGTGACGGAGATCGTGGAGCTGCCGGGCCGCGGCCACTCGCTGACCATCGACCACGGGTGGCGGGACGTCGCGCAGACGGCGTTGGAGTTCGTGAAGCGGTTCGTCTGA
- a CDS encoding heavy metal translocating P-type ATPase, with protein MAAEQVELSITGMTCASCANRIERKLNKLEGVTATVNYATEKAKVTFEGVDPAALIATVEAAGYGATLPTPANEQAEASAEEVDPTASLRQRLLVSVVLTVPVVVLAMVPAWQFDFWQWISLTLAAPVIVWGAWPFHRAAAVNLRHGAATMDTLVSLGTLAAFAWSVYALLWGTAGTPGMTHPFELTIQRGDGTGSIYLEVAAGVTTFILAGRYFEARSKRRAGAALRALLELGAKDVAVLRDGRETRIPTAELRVGDRFVVRPGEKIATDGVVEDGNSAVDASMLTGESVPVEVGPGDAVVGATVNAGGRLVVRATRIGSDTQLAQMARLVEDAQNGKAEVQRLADRVSGIFVPIVIALAVGTLAFWLGAGQGTAAAFTAGVAVLIIACPCALGLATPTALLVGTGRGAQLGILIKGPEVLESTRRVDTVVLDKTGTVTTGRMSLVAVHTAEDTTETEVLRLAGALEHASEHPIAKAVATGATERVGELPEVEGFRNLEGLGVQGVVDGHAVIVGRERLLAEWSVHLDGELAAAKADAEGKGRTAVLVAWDGRARAVLVVADTVKPTSAEAVRELRALGLTPVLLTGDNEAAARAVAAEVGIDEVIAEVLPKDKVDVVARLQTEGRVVAMVGDGVNDAAALAKADLGLAMGTGTDAAIEASDLTLVRGDLRAAVDAIRLSRRTLATIKGNLFWAFAYNIAALPLAAVGLLNPMIAGAAMAFSSVFVVSNSLRLRGFRSTPTTTNPQAPTSPRTQRHLATTP; from the coding sequence ATGGCGGCTGAACAGGTCGAACTCTCGATCACCGGCATGACGTGCGCTTCGTGCGCGAACCGGATCGAGCGCAAGCTGAACAAGCTCGAGGGTGTGACGGCGACGGTGAATTACGCCACCGAGAAGGCGAAGGTCACCTTCGAGGGCGTCGACCCGGCGGCCCTGATCGCCACGGTGGAGGCCGCCGGCTATGGCGCGACCCTGCCGACCCCGGCGAACGAGCAGGCCGAGGCCTCGGCAGAGGAGGTCGACCCGACGGCGTCGCTGCGGCAGCGGCTGCTGGTGTCGGTCGTGCTGACGGTGCCGGTGGTCGTGTTGGCGATGGTTCCGGCGTGGCAGTTCGACTTCTGGCAGTGGATCTCCCTGACGTTGGCCGCGCCGGTGATCGTGTGGGGTGCGTGGCCGTTCCACCGTGCGGCGGCGGTGAACCTGCGTCACGGCGCGGCCACGATGGACACCCTGGTCTCCCTGGGCACCCTGGCCGCGTTCGCCTGGTCGGTCTACGCCCTGCTGTGGGGTACGGCCGGGACGCCCGGTATGACCCACCCGTTCGAGTTGACCATCCAGCGTGGTGACGGCACCGGTTCGATCTACCTGGAGGTCGCGGCCGGCGTCACCACCTTCATCCTGGCCGGCCGGTACTTCGAGGCCCGCTCCAAGCGCCGGGCCGGCGCCGCACTGCGAGCGCTGCTCGAACTGGGCGCGAAGGACGTGGCGGTGCTACGCGACGGCCGCGAGACCCGGATCCCGACCGCCGAGCTGAGGGTGGGGGACCGGTTCGTGGTGCGGCCGGGGGAGAAGATCGCCACCGATGGTGTGGTGGAGGACGGTAACTCGGCGGTGGACGCGTCGATGCTGACCGGTGAGTCGGTGCCGGTCGAGGTCGGTCCCGGTGACGCCGTGGTCGGCGCGACCGTCAACGCCGGCGGCCGCCTGGTCGTGCGGGCCACCCGCATCGGCTCGGACACCCAGTTGGCGCAGATGGCGCGGCTGGTGGAGGACGCGCAGAACGGCAAGGCCGAGGTGCAGCGCCTGGCCGACCGCGTCTCGGGGATTTTCGTGCCGATCGTGATCGCGCTGGCGGTGGGGACGTTGGCGTTCTGGTTGGGTGCGGGGCAGGGGACGGCGGCGGCGTTCACCGCCGGCGTCGCGGTCCTGATCATCGCCTGCCCGTGCGCCCTGGGTCTGGCCACGCCGACCGCGCTGCTGGTGGGCACGGGGCGGGGTGCGCAGCTCGGGATTCTGATCAAGGGGCCGGAGGTGTTGGAGTCGACCCGCCGGGTGGACACGGTGGTGCTGGACAAGACCGGCACCGTCACCACCGGCCGGATGAGCCTGGTCGCCGTCCACACCGCCGAGGACACGACCGAAACCGAGGTGCTGCGGCTGGCCGGCGCTCTGGAGCACGCCTCCGAGCACCCCATCGCCAAGGCCGTCGCCACCGGCGCGACCGAGCGGGTCGGTGAGCTGCCCGAGGTGGAGGGGTTCCGGAACCTGGAAGGCCTGGGCGTGCAGGGCGTGGTCGACGGACACGCGGTCATCGTGGGTCGGGAGCGGCTGCTGGCGGAGTGGAGCGTCCACCTGGACGGTGAGCTGGCGGCCGCGAAGGCCGACGCCGAGGGCAAGGGCCGCACGGCCGTCCTGGTCGCCTGGGACGGCCGGGCACGGGCGGTGCTCGTGGTCGCCGACACCGTCAAGCCGACCTCCGCGGAGGCGGTCCGTGAGCTGCGGGCGCTGGGGCTGACCCCGGTGTTGTTGACCGGGGACAACGAGGCCGCGGCGAGGGCGGTCGCGGCCGAGGTGGGCATCGACGAGGTCATCGCCGAAGTCCTGCCCAAGGACAAGGTCGACGTCGTCGCCCGCCTCCAAACCGAGGGCCGGGTCGTGGCGATGGTCGGCGACGGCGTCAACGACGCCGCGGCCCTGGCCAAGGCCGACCTCGGCCTGGCCATGGGCACCGGCACCGACGCGGCGATCGAAGCCTCCGACCTCACCCTGGTCCGCGGCGACCTCCGGGCCGCGGTGGACGCCATCCGCCTGTCACGGCGCACCCTGGCCACCATCAAGGGCAACCTGTTCTGGGCCTTCGCCTACAACATCGCCGCCCTACCATTGGCCGCGGTGGGCCTGCTCAACCCCATGATCGCCGGCGCCGCCATGGCGTTCTCCTCGGTGTTCGTGGTCAGCAACAGCCTCCGCCTGCGCGGCTTCCGCAGCACCCCCACCACGACCAACCCACAGGCACCCACCTCACCCCGCACGCAACGACACCTGGCCACCACACCCTGA
- a CDS encoding helix-turn-helix transcriptional regulator codes for MTLLDRAPERAALDELLAAARDGRSGVVVLVGEPGIGKTALLGYGVEAATGFTVARVTGVESEREWGYAGLHRLLLPLSDARASLPQPQRDALAVAFGQVAGPPPDRFLVGLAVLTLLSRVAVDAPVLVVCDDAQWLDRASVEVLAFVGRRLLAERVVLLFAARPDLDADLTADLEHRTLPGLPAADAVSLLTGVDRALGLRIAEAAGGNPLVLAELARELDRGATTPDRLAGVPLLGGPLPVGRRLEARFAARVGALAASTRTFLLVVAAEATGDAGVVRRACALLELEGWDAVVEDAVRSGLVVAEPSAWAAERFTFPHPAVRSAVYAGGSVALRRRVHAALAAATPDDDRRAWHLAAAVEGPDEGVAGEVERCAGLVGARGGHMARSALLAMAARLSPERADHDRRLVAAADAAVTAGAVAHARDLLDRLDPGSAEHPRALRLRGLLDEDVSLLVDAAGGLVGEERTAALLEAVDLAVVGGGPIESVASAVGGGHLGAAGLVLESGAALLSDGFVSAAPGLRAAVRAVRDVDVAGRWCLLGLLSAVELWDEESLGVCAARFTASARDRGEPRALLTALSALATWEVFCGRLTAAAGHLTEFAETATAAAVRSPLAGAADALLAAWRGDRVDTGGTGLRAAVARAASMVLDLGHGRYQEALATGKAVLDERPAHWGGAVLADLVEAAVRSGDLATAQRALRDLTDRAEASGTPWARGLLARARALTSEDAEPHHREAVDRLGRTPLIPDLARAHLLHGEWLRRRRRRAEATTSLRTAHELFTGIGATAFAHRAEQELRAAGSSPRPAVAAPRAPETAPHPAGTDPRAAGTDPRTTGHPAALPRTAELTPQEARIAALVADGATNQEIATTLFLSVSTVEYHLRKIFRKLDVTSRRQIRLVLR; via the coding sequence ATGACCTTGCTGGACCGGGCCCCCGAACGCGCCGCGCTGGACGAGCTGCTCGCGGCGGCGCGGGACGGGCGCAGCGGGGTCGTGGTGCTGGTGGGGGAACCGGGGATCGGCAAGACCGCCCTGCTGGGGTACGGCGTGGAGGCGGCGACCGGGTTCACGGTGGCGCGGGTCACCGGCGTGGAGTCCGAGCGGGAGTGGGGTTACGCCGGGCTGCACCGGCTGCTGCTGCCGTTGTCCGACGCACGGGCCTCGCTGCCGCAGCCGCAGCGCGACGCGCTGGCCGTGGCGTTCGGCCAGGTCGCCGGGCCGCCGCCGGACCGGTTCCTGGTAGGACTGGCGGTGTTGACGCTGCTGTCCCGGGTGGCGGTGGACGCGCCGGTGCTCGTGGTGTGCGACGACGCGCAGTGGCTGGACCGGGCGAGCGTGGAGGTGCTGGCGTTCGTGGGCCGGCGGTTGCTGGCGGAGCGGGTCGTGCTGCTGTTCGCCGCGCGCCCGGACCTGGACGCCGACCTGACGGCCGACCTGGAGCACCGGACCCTGCCCGGCCTGCCCGCCGCCGACGCGGTGTCCCTGCTGACCGGGGTGGACCGGGCGCTGGGCCTGCGGATCGCGGAGGCCGCCGGCGGGAACCCGTTGGTGCTGGCCGAACTGGCGCGCGAACTGGACAGAGGGGCCACCACCCCGGACCGGCTGGCCGGGGTGCCGCTGCTGGGCGGGCCGTTGCCGGTGGGGCGGAGGCTGGAGGCCCGGTTCGCGGCGCGGGTCGGTGCGCTGGCGGCGTCGACGCGGACGTTCCTGCTGGTGGTGGCCGCCGAGGCGACCGGCGACGCGGGGGTGGTCCGGCGGGCCTGCGCACTGCTGGAGCTCGAGGGCTGGGACGCGGTCGTCGAGGACGCCGTGCGCAGCGGGCTGGTGGTCGCGGAGCCGTCGGCGTGGGCGGCGGAGCGGTTCACGTTCCCGCACCCCGCCGTGCGGTCGGCGGTGTACGCGGGCGGGTCGGTCGCGTTGCGGCGGCGGGTCCACGCGGCGCTGGCGGCGGCGACCCCGGACGACGACCGGCGGGCCTGGCACCTGGCCGCCGCGGTCGAGGGACCGGACGAGGGCGTGGCGGGCGAGGTCGAGCGGTGCGCGGGGCTGGTGGGGGCGCGTGGTGGTCACATGGCCCGTTCGGCGCTGCTGGCGATGGCCGCGCGGCTGAGCCCCGAGCGCGCCGACCACGACCGGCGGTTGGTGGCCGCCGCCGATGCCGCGGTGACCGCGGGGGCCGTGGCGCACGCGCGCGACTTGCTCGACCGGCTCGACCCCGGCTCGGCTGAACACCCGCGGGCGCTGCGCTTGCGGGGCCTGCTGGACGAGGACGTCTCGCTGCTGGTGGACGCTGCCGGCGGGCTGGTGGGGGAGGAGCGGACGGCGGCGCTGCTGGAGGCAGTCGACCTGGCCGTGGTCGGCGGTGGTCCCATCGAGTCGGTCGCTTCGGCGGTCGGTGGCGGGCACCTCGGTGCGGCTGGGCTCGTGCTGGAGTCCGGGGCGGCCCTGCTGTCGGACGGGTTCGTGAGTGCCGCGCCGGGGTTGAGGGCCGCCGTGCGGGCGGTGCGGGACGTCGACGTCGCCGGCCGGTGGTGCCTGCTCGGGCTGCTGTCGGCCGTCGAGCTGTGGGACGAGGAGTCGCTGGGCGTGTGCGCCGCCCGGTTCACCGCCTCCGCGCGGGACCGGGGCGAACCGCGGGCGCTGCTGACGGCGCTGTCCGCCCTGGCCACGTGGGAGGTGTTCTGCGGGCGCCTCACCGCCGCCGCCGGGCACCTGACCGAGTTCGCCGAGACCGCCACCGCGGCGGCCGTCCGGTCACCGCTGGCCGGCGCGGCGGACGCGCTGCTGGCCGCGTGGCGCGGCGACCGGGTCGACACCGGCGGCACCGGTCTGCGAGCGGCCGTCGCGCGGGCGGCGAGCATGGTGCTGGACCTCGGGCACGGTCGGTACCAGGAGGCCCTCGCGACCGGGAAGGCCGTCCTGGACGAGCGGCCGGCGCACTGGGGCGGCGCGGTGCTGGCCGACCTGGTGGAGGCCGCGGTCCGGTCCGGAGACCTCGCCACGGCCCAGCGCGCGCTGCGCGACCTGACCGACCGCGCCGAGGCGAGCGGCACGCCGTGGGCCCGCGGTCTGCTGGCCCGCGCCCGCGCCCTGACCAGCGAGGACGCCGAACCGCACCACCGGGAGGCCGTCGACCGGCTGGGCCGCACTCCGCTGATCCCCGACCTCGCCCGAGCCCACTTGCTCCACGGCGAGTGGCTGCGCCGCCGCCGCAGACGGGCCGAGGCGACGACCAGCCTCCGCACCGCCCACGAGCTGTTCACCGGCATCGGCGCCACCGCCTTCGCCCACCGCGCCGAACAGGAGCTCCGCGCCGCCGGCAGCAGCCCCCGCCCCGCCGTGGCCGCCCCCCGCGCTCCCGAGACCGCCCCCCACCCCGCCGGCACCGACCCCCGCGCCGCCGGTACCGACCCCCGCACGACCGGCCACCCCGCCGCCCTCCCGAGGACCGCCGAACTGACCCCTCAGGAGGCGCGGATCGCGGCCCTGGTCGCGGATGGCGCCACCAACCAGGAGATCGCGACCACGCTGTTCCTCAGCGTCAGCACCGTCGAGTACCACCTCCGCAAGATCTTCCGGAAGCTCGACGTGACCTCCCGCCGCCAGATCCGCCTGGTCCTGCGCTGA
- a CDS encoding alpha/beta hydrolase, with translation MILEPAAQAFVEATANPPHLFDLGPVEGRKTVDDVQSPEIEVPGTHKETITTPDGLSLTLFRPDGLPGPLPVVLYIHGAGWVFGNDHTHGRLARELALGARAAVVFVNYSLSPEARFPVATQENHAAARWVVEHGAEHGLDASRIAVAGDSVGGNMAASLTLTAREIPFAGQVLFYPVTDASFDTPSYEQFAEGYFLRRDAMRWFWDQYTTSEADRAEPTASPLRAPLEQLRGLPEALVITAEADVLRDEGEAYAARLREAGVPVTAVRYTGIIHDFVMLNALRGTHAAQAAIEQASGFLARVLGTVS, from the coding sequence ATGATCCTCGAACCCGCCGCACAGGCCTTCGTCGAAGCCACCGCCAACCCGCCCCACCTGTTCGACCTCGGCCCGGTCGAGGGCCGCAAGACCGTGGACGACGTCCAGTCGCCCGAGATCGAGGTCCCCGGCACGCACAAGGAGACGATCACCACCCCGGACGGCCTGTCGCTGACGCTGTTCCGCCCGGACGGCCTGCCCGGACCGCTGCCCGTCGTGCTCTACATCCACGGCGCGGGCTGGGTGTTCGGCAACGACCACACCCACGGCCGGCTGGCCCGCGAACTGGCGCTGGGGGCGCGGGCGGCGGTGGTGTTCGTCAACTACAGCCTGTCCCCCGAGGCCCGCTTCCCGGTCGCGACGCAGGAGAACCACGCGGCGGCGCGCTGGGTCGTCGAGCACGGCGCCGAGCACGGCCTGGACGCGTCCCGCATCGCCGTCGCGGGCGACTCCGTCGGCGGCAACATGGCCGCCTCGCTCACCCTGACCGCGCGGGAGATCCCGTTCGCCGGACAGGTGCTGTTCTACCCGGTGACCGACGCGTCCTTCGACACCCCGTCCTACGAGCAGTTCGCCGAGGGCTACTTCCTGCGCCGCGACGCCATGCGGTGGTTCTGGGACCAGTACACGACCTCGGAAGCCGACCGCGCCGAGCCCACCGCCTCACCGCTGCGGGCGCCGTTGGAGCAGCTGCGCGGCCTGCCGGAGGCGCTGGTGATCACCGCCGAGGCCGACGTGCTGCGGGACGAGGGCGAGGCGTACGCGGCCCGGCTGCGCGAGGCCGGTGTGCCCGTGACGGCCGTGCGGTACACGGGGATCATCCACGACTTCGTCATGCTCAACGCCCTGCGCGGCACCCACGCGGCGCAGGCGGCGATCGAGCAGGCGAGCGGGTTCCTGGCGCGGGTGCTGGGTACCGTGTCCTGA
- a CDS encoding heavy-metal-associated domain-containing protein translates to MAESTFTVVGMTCGHCVASVTEEVSAIAGVSDVAVDLPTGLVTVTSAQPLAEAEVRAAVEEAGYSLAG, encoded by the coding sequence ATGGCCGAGTCCACTTTCACCGTGGTCGGGATGACCTGCGGGCACTGTGTGGCGTCCGTCACCGAGGAGGTCAGCGCCATCGCCGGGGTGTCCGACGTGGCCGTGGACCTGCCGACCGGGCTCGTCACCGTGACCAGCGCGCAGCCGCTGGCCGAGGCCGAGGTGCGTGCCGCGGTCGAGGAGGCGGGCTACTCGCTCGCCGGCTGA
- a CDS encoding immunity 26/phosphotriesterase HocA family protein, translating into MGEPNLRVLHKSRRRPREGDIFALSPRDDLFVFGRVVSTEATWAQAEPPPPPVNLIYVYRHTSPVAAVPPDSELQADKLLIPPAMVNKLPWSRGYFQTIGNIPLRPGETLGVHCFRDARGRYFNEFLEPLAARTEPYPVLGLGSYRTVDDQVCEALGIPLAD; encoded by the coding sequence GTGGGTGAGCCGAATCTGCGGGTGCTTCACAAGAGCCGGCGCAGGCCTCGCGAGGGCGACATCTTCGCCTTGTCCCCCCGTGACGACCTGTTCGTGTTCGGCCGCGTCGTCTCGACAGAGGCGACGTGGGCGCAGGCCGAACCGCCGCCTCCACCGGTCAACCTCATCTACGTCTACCGGCACACCTCGCCCGTGGCGGCGGTGCCCCCGGACAGCGAACTACAGGCGGACAAGCTGCTCATCCCGCCCGCGATGGTGAACAAGCTGCCGTGGAGCAGGGGGTACTTCCAGACCATCGGCAACATCCCGTTGCGTCCAGGGGAGACGCTGGGCGTCCACTGCTTCCGTGACGCGCGCGGCAGGTACTTCAACGAATTCCTCGAACCACTCGCGGCGCGCACCGAGCCGTACCCCGTCCTCGGGCTCGGCAGTTACCGGACCGTCGACGACCAGGTCTGCGAGGCTCTGGGCATCCCGCTCGCGGACTGA